TGGAAGATGCCGCGACGGCGGAAATCTCACGCACCTCCATCTGGCAGTGGATACACCACCAGAAAACGCTCAGCAACGGCAGCACAGTCACCAAAGATCTGTTCCGCCAGATGCTGGCCGAAGAGATGCGTGTCATTCAGGAGGAGCTTGGCGAGCAGCGCTACAGCCACGGCCGTTTTGACGAGGCCGCGCGCCTGATGGAGCAAATCACCACGTCTGATGAACTCATCGACTTCCTGACGCTGCCGGGCTATCGCCTGCTGGCCTGACCCTACACCACCACAACAACACGGAGCATCTGCCATGACAACAACACGTACCCAACAGATTCAGCAGTTAGAGCAGGAATGGACAAACCCGCGCTGGGAGGGCATTCGCCGCCCTTATAGCGCGCAGGATGTGGTGAAATTACGCGGTTCGGTCAATCCGGAATGCACGCTGGCGCAGCTTGGCGCGGCGAGAATGTGGCGTCTGCTGCATGGCGAGTCGAAAAAGGGCTACGTCAACAGCCTGGGCGCGCTGACCGGCGGGCAGGCATTGCAGCAGGCGAAAGCGGGGATCGAGGCGGTCTATCTCTCCGGCTGGCAGGTCGCGGCGGACGCCAACCTTGCCGCCAGCATGTATCCGGACCAGTCGCTCTATCCGGCGAACTCCGTGCCTGCGGTGGTTGAGCGGATCAACAACACGTTTCGTCGCGCCGATCAGATCCAGTGGGCTGCGGGCATTGAGCCTGGCGATCCGCGTTATGTCGACTATTTCCTGCCGATCGTGGCCGATGCCGAGGCGGGCTTCGGCGGCGTGCTGAATGCCTTTGAGCTGATGAAAGCGATGATTGAGGCTGGCGCTGCGGCGGTTCACTTTGAAGATCAGCTCGCCTCGGTGAAAAAGTGCGGTCATATGGGCGGCAAAGTGCTGGTGCCCACGCAGGAAGCTATTCAGAAACTGGTCGCCGCACGGCTCGCGGCAGACGTTATGGGCGTTCCGACGCTGCTGATTGCGCGCACCGACGCCGATGCGGCGGATCTCATCACCTCCGACTGCGATCCGTATGATAGTGAATTTATTACCGGCGAGCGTACCAGCGAAGGCTTCTTCCGTACCCGCGCGGGCGTCGAGCAGGCGATCAGCCGCGGGCTCGCCTATGCGCCGTATGCGGATCTGGTGTGGTGCGAAACCTCCACGCCGGATCTCGATCAGGCAAGACGTTTCGCCGAAGCTATCCACGCGCGCTTCCCCGGTAAGCTCTTGGCGTATAACTGCTCGCCGTCGTTCAACTGGAAGAAAAAGCTCGATGACAAAACCATCGCGTCTTTCCAGGAGGAGCTGTCGGCGATGGGGTACAAATACCAGTTCATTACGCTCGCGGGCATTCACAGCATGTGGTTCAACATGTTCGATCT
This sequence is a window from Cronobacter sakazakii. Protein-coding genes within it:
- the aceA gene encoding isocitrate lyase — its product is MTTTRTQQIQQLEQEWTNPRWEGIRRPYSAQDVVKLRGSVNPECTLAQLGAARMWRLLHGESKKGYVNSLGALTGGQALQQAKAGIEAVYLSGWQVAADANLAASMYPDQSLYPANSVPAVVERINNTFRRADQIQWAAGIEPGDPRYVDYFLPIVADAEAGFGGVLNAFELMKAMIEAGAAAVHFEDQLASVKKCGHMGGKVLVPTQEAIQKLVAARLAADVMGVPTLLIARTDADAADLITSDCDPYDSEFITGERTSEGFFRTRAGVEQAISRGLAYAPYADLVWCETSTPDLDQARRFAEAIHARFPGKLLAYNCSPSFNWKKKLDDKTIASFQEELSAMGYKYQFITLAGIHSMWFNMFDLAHAYAQGEGMRHYVEKVQQPEFAAGKEGYTFVSHQQEVGTGYFDNVTTIIQGGVSSVTALTGSTEEAQF